The following are from one region of the Yoonia sp. R2331 genome:
- a CDS encoding GntR family transcriptional regulator — MIQPRTPDTAGVVHDRVYRALRTRIMHGEIAPGQALTLRGIGKEYRVSMTPAREAIRRLAAEGALFLSSSGRVSTPELTNERIEELATLRALLEPELASRALPRAHFALIERLEAINNGVSQMIARHDATGYIRMNLEFHRTLYLRAQAPAMLAMTETVWLQLGPTMRALYGRLNRAEPPVTHRLIISALRAGDEPGLRLAVRTDATKGLRLLKG; from the coding sequence ATGATCCAACCTCGCACACCTGACACCGCCGGTGTCGTCCACGACCGCGTCTACCGCGCCCTGCGCACGCGGATCATGCATGGCGAGATTGCGCCCGGTCAGGCGCTGACCTTGCGCGGGATCGGCAAGGAATACCGGGTCTCGATGACGCCCGCGCGCGAGGCGATCCGCCGGCTGGCAGCAGAAGGCGCGCTGTTCTTGTCGTCTTCTGGCCGTGTCTCGACCCCAGAGCTGACGAATGAACGCATCGAAGAGCTGGCAACGCTGCGCGCCTTGCTGGAACCGGAACTGGCCAGCCGCGCCTTGCCGCGCGCCCACTTTGCCCTGATCGAGCGGCTGGAGGCGATCAACAACGGCGTCAGCCAGATGATCGCGCGGCATGATGCGACGGGCTATATCCGGATGAATTTGGAGTTTCACCGCACGCTTTACCTGCGCGCGCAGGCCCCGGCGATGCTGGCGATGACCGAAACCGTCTGGCTGCAACTGGGGCCCACCATGCGGGCGCTTTATGGGCGGTTGAACCGGGCAGAGCCGCCAGTGACCCACCGGCTGATCATCTCGGCCCTGCGTGCGGGGGACGAGCCGGGTTTGCGGCTGGCCGTGCGCACCGATGCGACCAAGGGCCTGCGGTTGCTCAAGGGGTAG
- a CDS encoding MAPEG family protein, producing the protein MTPELTVLTFAILLQALQFCWLSVAANLELGPGKTASPRDPERLGGKRLEELASAKTGRLFRAMNNHFEALILFTATVAVISLADKNTGFSAICAWVYLGARILYVPAYYFGLVPWRSLIWFVGFTATMLMLLSVFI; encoded by the coding sequence ATGACCCCCGAACTCACCGTCCTCACCTTCGCCATCCTGCTGCAAGCGCTCCAGTTCTGCTGGCTCTCTGTCGCGGCCAATCTTGAGCTTGGGCCGGGCAAGACCGCCTCGCCGCGTGACCCCGAACGGCTTGGCGGGAAGCGGCTGGAAGAGCTGGCGAGCGCCAAAACCGGCCGCCTTTTCCGTGCGATGAACAACCACTTCGAGGCGCTGATCCTTTTCACCGCCACCGTCGCCGTGATCAGCCTTGCCGACAAGAACACCGGCTTTTCCGCGATCTGCGCCTGGGTCTATCTTGGCGCGCGCATCCTTTACGTCCCCGCCTACTATTTCGGCCTCGTCCCCTGGCGGTCGCTGATCTGGTTTGTCGGGTTTACCGCCACGATGCTGATGTTACTGTCAGTATTCATCTGA
- a CDS encoding malonyl-CoA synthase, translating into MTNTLYNALFAPHAQNDALFLELDDGTSWTYAQFVARAAQMAHVLADVGVTPGDRVVVQAPKSADALALYAGAVQAGAVYLPLNTAYTQSEVGYFVGDADPALIVCDPASLPQMTALTGTSGIPVLTLAADQTGTLSRAADTFATTFETAARSADDLAALLYTSGTTGRSKGAMMSHRNLLSNARTLTDLWQITARDRLIHALPIFHTHGLFVAMNTSFLAGASVRLMAGFDLDDILDALPRGTLLMGVPTFYTRLLADLRLTPDLAENMRLFISGSAPLLAETHSDFVARTGHRILERYGMTETNMITSNPYKGPRVAGTVGYPLPGVEVRLMADGAPVAPGEIGMIEVRGDNVFQGYWNMPDKTAEEMTEDGFFITGDLGVATSDGRISIVGRQKDLIISGGFNIYPKEVEDVINAVDGVLESAVIGVPDADFGEIVVAVVVLDDSALTPNDLSAAVAPHLARFKHPRRFEVVQALPRNTMGKVQKNALRDRFDG; encoded by the coding sequence GTGACGAATACTTTATACAACGCACTTTTTGCCCCGCATGCGCAGAACGACGCGCTGTTTCTGGAACTCGATGACGGCACCAGCTGGACCTATGCGCAATTTGTGGCACGGGCGGCCCAGATGGCGCATGTGCTGGCGGATGTGGGTGTGACCCCCGGCGACCGCGTTGTTGTGCAGGCCCCGAAAAGCGCCGACGCGCTGGCCCTTTATGCCGGCGCTGTGCAGGCGGGCGCGGTCTATCTGCCTTTGAACACCGCCTATACCCAAAGCGAAGTTGGCTATTTCGTCGGGGATGCCGACCCGGCCCTGATCGTCTGCGACCCGGCGAGCCTGCCGCAGATGACTGCGCTGACCGGGACCAGCGGCATCCCGGTGCTGACGCTTGCTGCGGACCAGACTGGCACGCTGAGCCGAGCAGCGGACACATTTGCAACCACGTTCGAAACCGCCGCACGCAGCGCAGATGATCTGGCGGCCTTACTTTATACCTCGGGCACGACGGGGCGGTCCAAAGGCGCGATGATGAGCCATCGCAATTTGCTGTCGAATGCCCGGACGCTGACCGATCTTTGGCAGATCACGGCACGCGACAGGTTGATCCACGCGCTGCCGATCTTTCACACCCACGGGCTTTTTGTGGCGATGAATACCAGCTTTCTGGCGGGGGCGTCGGTGCGCCTGATGGCGGGGTTTGATCTGGACGATATTCTGGATGCCCTGCCGCGCGGCACGCTGTTGATGGGGGTGCCCACGTTCTACACCCGGCTGCTTGCGGATCTACGGCTGACCCCGGATCTGGCAGAAAACATGCGGCTTTTCATCTCGGGCTCTGCCCCGCTGTTGGCTGAGACGCACAGTGACTTTGTCGCGCGTACAGGCCACCGCATTCTGGAACGCTACGGCATGACAGAGACGAATATGATCACCTCTAACCCCTACAAGGGGCCCCGCGTTGCAGGGACGGTGGGCTATCCTTTGCCGGGGGTTGAGGTGCGGCTGATGGCGGACGGCGCGCCTGTCGCGCCTGGTGAAATCGGCATGATCGAAGTGCGCGGCGACAACGTGTTCCAAGGGTATTGGAACATGCCCGACAAGACCGCCGAAGAGATGACTGAGGACGGTTTTTTCATCACCGGCGATCTGGGGGTTGCCACATCCGACGGGCGGATCAGCATCGTTGGGCGGCAAAAAGACCTGATCATCTCGGGCGGTTTCAACATCTATCCCAAAGAGGTTGAGGATGTGATCAACGCCGTGGATGGCGTGCTGGAAAGTGCTGTGATCGGCGTGCCGGACGCGGATTTTGGCGAAATCGTTGTGGCCGTTGTTGTGCTTGACGATAGCGCGCTGACGCCGAACGACCTGTCCGCCGCAGTGGCACCGCATCTGGCCCGTTTCAAGCATCCGCGCCGGTTTGAGGTCGTGCAGGCGCTGCCACGCAATACGATGGGCAAGGTGCAAAAGAATGCGCTGCGCGACCGCTTTGACGGCTAA
- a CDS encoding M48 family metallopeptidase, protein MGRELTLGNPPIAVAIRQSARARQMSLRVSRLDGKVSLTLPPRASDGEALAFLSSREDWLRKHLSQVAGPQPVVEGASIPFRGAPLTIRLGAVKRPHLADDSLILPQTTRAIGSKVQAVLKHHARDVLADRSDHYAALVGRRYEKLSLRDTRSRWGSCSSKGVLMYSWRLIMAPPAVLDYVAAHEVAHLVEMNHSAAFWTVVAELMPDYAAHRGWLRAHGTDLHRVQFD, encoded by the coding sequence ATGGGCCGGGAACTGACCCTTGGCAACCCCCCGATTGCAGTTGCAATCCGGCAATCGGCGCGGGCGCGGCAAATGTCGCTGCGCGTGTCGCGATTGGACGGTAAGGTCAGCCTGACGCTGCCGCCGCGCGCCTCTGACGGCGAGGCGCTGGCGTTTCTGTCTTCGCGCGAGGATTGGTTGCGCAAACACCTGTCACAGGTGGCAGGGCCGCAGCCCGTGGTCGAAGGGGCCAGCATCCCGTTTCGCGGTGCCCCGCTGACCATCCGGTTAGGCGCGGTCAAGCGCCCGCATCTGGCGGACGACAGCCTGATCCTGCCTCAAACCACACGCGCCATTGGCTCCAAGGTGCAGGCGGTGCTGAAGCATCACGCGCGGGATGTGCTGGCGGACCGGTCGGATCACTATGCAGCACTGGTGGGACGGCGCTATGAAAAGCTCAGCCTGCGGGATACGCGGTCACGCTGGGGGTCATGTTCGTCCAAGGGCGTGTTGATGTATTCTTGGCGGCTGATCATGGCACCACCTGCGGTGCTGGACTATGTCGCTGCGCACGAAGTCGCGCATCTGGTCGAAATGAACCACTCTGCCGCCTTCTGGACTGTGGTGGCCGAGCTGATGCCGGACTATGCCGCGCACCGCGGTTGGTTGCGGGCACATGGGACGGATTTGCACCGGGTGCAGTTCGATTGA
- the lpdA gene encoding dihydrolipoyl dehydrogenase has protein sequence MANYDVIIIGSGPGGYVSAIRCAQLGLKVACVEGRETLGGTCLNVGCIPSKALLHATEMLHEAQHNFAEMGLKGKAQSVDWKQMLAYKDKTISQNTGGIEFLFKKNKIDWLKGWGSIPEAGKVKVGEEVHEAKHIVIASGSESSSLPGVEVDEKTVVTSTGALELPKVPKSLVVIGAGVIGLELGSVYARLGSEVTVVEFMDAITPGQDGEVAKVFQRMLKKQGLNFVMGAAVQGVTVKSNKATVTYKLRKDDSEATLTADTVLVATGRKPYTDGLGLDALGVEMSDRGQIKTDANYATNIKGIYAIGDAIAGPMLAHKAEDEGMAVAEGIAGQKPHVNYGVIPGVIYTHPEVASVGETEETLKEQGRAYKVGKFSFMGNARAKANFAGDGFVKILADKATDRILGAHIIGPMAGDLIHEVCVAMEFGAAAEDLARTCHAHPTYSEAVREAALACGDGPIHM, from the coding sequence ATGGCCAACTACGACGTCATCATCATCGGTTCCGGCCCCGGCGGCTATGTCTCGGCCATTCGCTGCGCCCAACTGGGCCTGAAGGTCGCTTGTGTCGAAGGGCGCGAAACGCTTGGCGGGACCTGCCTGAACGTCGGCTGCATCCCCTCCAAGGCGCTGCTGCATGCCACCGAAATGCTGCACGAAGCGCAGCATAATTTCGCGGAAATGGGCCTGAAGGGCAAAGCGCAATCCGTCGACTGGAAACAGATGCTAGCCTATAAGGACAAGACCATCAGCCAGAACACCGGCGGCATCGAATTTCTCTTTAAAAAGAACAAGATCGACTGGCTCAAGGGCTGGGGTTCAATTCCCGAGGCGGGCAAGGTCAAAGTCGGGGAAGAGGTGCACGAAGCCAAGCATATCGTGATCGCATCCGGATCTGAATCATCCTCTCTGCCCGGCGTTGAGGTTGACGAAAAGACGGTCGTGACGTCGACCGGCGCGCTGGAACTGCCAAAGGTGCCCAAAAGCCTTGTGGTCATCGGCGCGGGCGTGATTGGGCTGGAACTCGGCTCTGTTTACGCGCGGCTTGGGTCAGAGGTGACCGTGGTGGAATTCATGGATGCGATCACCCCCGGTCAGGACGGCGAGGTTGCCAAGGTCTTCCAGAGAATGTTGAAAAAACAGGGCCTTAACTTTGTCATGGGGGCCGCCGTCCAAGGTGTCACCGTCAAGTCGAACAAGGCCACCGTGACCTACAAACTGCGCAAGGATGACAGCGAGGCGACCTTGACCGCGGACACCGTGCTGGTCGCCACAGGCCGCAAACCTTACACCGACGGGCTGGGCCTTGACGCGCTGGGGGTCGAGATGTCGGACCGCGGCCAGATCAAGACGGACGCCAATTATGCCACCAATATCAAGGGCATCTATGCCATCGGCGACGCCATCGCGGGCCCGATGCTCGCCCATAAGGCCGAGGACGAGGGCATGGCCGTCGCCGAAGGCATTGCAGGTCAAAAGCCACATGTGAACTACGGCGTAATCCCCGGTGTGATCTACACCCACCCCGAGGTAGCAAGTGTGGGTGAGACCGAAGAAACCCTGAAAGAACAGGGCCGTGCCTATAAGGTCGGCAAATTTTCCTTTATGGGCAATGCCCGCGCAAAGGCTAATTTTGCCGGCGATGGCTTTGTCAAAATCCTTGCCGACAAGGCCACCGACCGCATTCTTGGTGCCCATATCATTGGCCCAATGGCAGGTGACCTGATCCACGAGGTTTGCGTCGCAATGGAATTTGGCGCCGCGGCAGAAGACCTCGCCCGCACCTGCCACGCGCATCCGACCTATTCAGAAGCCGTGCGCGAGGCGGCACTGGCCTGTGGCGACGGCCCGATCCATATGTAG
- the odhB gene encoding 2-oxoglutarate dehydrogenase complex dihydrolipoyllysine-residue succinyltransferase, whose amino-acid sequence MSTEVRVPTLGESVTEATVATWFKQPGDAVAVDEMLCELETDKVTVEVPSPVAGTLSEIVAAEGDTVGVDALLAQIAEGDAAPAPAAKPDEGATATEEAPAPAAGKDVEDAPSAKKLMAENNLTDVQGTGKDGRVMKEDVLNALATPAPAPAAAPRAPVAADQAAREERVKMTRLRQTIAKRLKDSQNTAAMLTTYNEVDMTEVMALRNEYKDLFLKKHGVKLGFMSFFTKACVHALREVPEVNAEIDGTDIVYKSYVNMGIAAGTPTGLVVPVINDADQMSFAAIEKAIAEKGAKARDGKLSMAEMQGGTFTISNGGVYGSLMSSPILNPPQSGILGMHKIQDRPMAINGQVVIRPMMYLALSYDHRIVDGKGAVTFLVRVKEALEDPRRLLMDL is encoded by the coding sequence ATGAGCACCGAAGTCCGCGTCCCCACCCTTGGCGAAAGCGTCACCGAAGCTACCGTCGCCACGTGGTTCAAACAGCCCGGCGATGCCGTAGCGGTTGATGAAATGCTCTGCGAGCTGGAAACCGACAAGGTCACGGTCGAGGTACCGAGCCCCGTCGCTGGCACCCTGTCTGAAATTGTCGCCGCCGAAGGCGACACCGTTGGCGTTGATGCGCTGTTGGCCCAGATCGCCGAGGGCGACGCGGCCCCGGCACCCGCCGCCAAACCCGATGAGGGCGCGACAGCAACCGAAGAGGCCCCTGCCCCGGCTGCCGGAAAGGACGTCGAAGACGCCCCCAGCGCGAAAAAGCTGATGGCCGAAAACAACCTGACGGATGTGCAGGGCACCGGCAAGGATGGCCGCGTGATGAAAGAGGATGTGTTGAACGCCCTTGCCACCCCGGCCCCGGCACCTGCCGCCGCCCCGCGCGCACCCGTCGCTGCCGATCAGGCCGCGCGCGAAGAACGGGTCAAGATGACCCGCCTGCGCCAGACCATCGCCAAACGCCTGAAGGACAGCCAGAACACCGCCGCGATGCTGACCACCTATAATGAAGTCGACATGACCGAGGTCATGGCATTGCGCAATGAATACAAGGACTTGTTCCTGAAGAAACACGGCGTGAAACTGGGCTTCATGTCCTTCTTTACCAAGGCCTGCGTACACGCCCTGCGCGAAGTGCCAGAGGTCAACGCCGAAATCGACGGCACCGACATCGTCTACAAGTCTTACGTCAACATGGGGATCGCGGCTGGCACGCCCACCGGCCTTGTGGTGCCGGTCATCAACGATGCCGACCAGATGTCATTCGCCGCCATCGAAAAGGCGATTGCCGAAAAAGGTGCGAAGGCGCGTGACGGCAAGCTGTCGATGGCTGAAATGCAGGGCGGCACCTTCACCATCTCCAACGGTGGTGTCTACGGCTCGCTGATGTCGTCGCCCATCCTGAACCCGCCACAGTCGGGCATCCTTGGCATGCACAAAATTCAGGACCGTCCCATGGCGATCAACGGGCAGGTGGTGATCCGCCCGATGATGTATCTGGCGCTGTCCTACGACCACCGGATCGTCGACGGCAAAGGCGCTGTGACGTTCCTTGTGCGGGTGAAAGAAGCGCTTGAGGATCCACGGCGGTTGTTGATGGATCTGTGA
- a CDS encoding 2-oxoglutarate dehydrogenase E1 component has product MNDHSPNDVFHASSFMQGHNAEYVEQLYARYADNPGAVDESWQAFFRSLGDAPADAKAEAAGPSWARHDWPPVPNDDLTAALDGQWPAEPEAAGKKIKGKAAEKGVTLDESQVRAAVLDSIRALMIIRAYRIRGHLIADLDPLGMRENVPHPELDPANYGFSKSDMDRPIFIDNVLGLEVATMNEIMAIVKRTYCGTFALQYMHISNPEEAGWLKERIEGYGKEISFTTNGRKAILNSLVQAEGFEKFLHVKYMGTKRFGLDGGEALIPAMEQIIKRGGQLGLEDIVIGMPHRGRLSVLANVMEKPYRAIFNEFQGGSFKPEDVDGSGDVKYHLGASSDRSFDDNTVHLSLTANPSHLEAVNPVVLGKVRAKQDQLKDEDRTRVMGILLHGDAAFAGQGVVAEGFGLSGLKGHKTGGTMHIVVNNQIGFTTAPHFSRSSPYPTDIALMVEAPIFHVNGDDPEAVVHAARVATEFRQKFHKDVVLDIICYRRFGHNEGDEPMFTNPVMYKKIKTHKTTLTLYTERLVRDGLIPEGEIEDMKAAFQSYLNEEFETGKNYKPNKADWLDGRWSHLDKNDADYQRGQTAIKPETMDQIGKALTAAPDDFNIHRTVSRLLDTKKTMFETGEGFDWATGEALAFGSLAVEGYPVRLSGQDCTRGTFSHRHSALINQDTEERYYPLNNIREGQAQYEVIDSMLSEYAVLGFEYGYSLAEPNALVMWEAQFGDFANGAQIMFDQFISSGESKWLRMSGLVCLLPHGYEGQGPEHSSARLERFLTMCGGDNWIVANCTTPANYFHILRRQVHRDFRKPLILMTPKSLLRHKMAVSRAEEFQTGSSFHRVLWDDAQQGNSDLTLKPDDKIKRVVMCSGKVYFDLLEKRDEMGLDDTYIMRFEQFYPFPAQSAVNELQRFKNAEMVWCQEEPKNQGAWSFMEPNIEWVLTRIKAKHSRPAYAGRAAAASPATGLASQHKAQQAALVADALNIKGN; this is encoded by the coding sequence ATGAACGACCATTCCCCGAACGACGTCTTTCACGCCTCCAGCTTCATGCAGGGGCACAATGCGGAATATGTGGAGCAGCTTTATGCCCGCTACGCCGATAACCCCGGTGCGGTGGATGAAAGCTGGCAGGCGTTCTTCCGCAGCCTTGGCGACGCCCCGGCGGATGCCAAGGCAGAGGCCGCAGGGCCGAGCTGGGCGCGCCATGACTGGCCGCCTGTCCCGAACGACGATCTGACAGCCGCCCTTGACGGGCAGTGGCCCGCTGAACCCGAAGCGGCGGGCAAGAAGATCAAGGGCAAAGCCGCCGAAAAGGGCGTGACACTGGATGAATCCCAGGTCCGTGCCGCCGTGCTCGACAGTATCCGCGCGCTGATGATTATTCGTGCCTATCGGATCCGGGGCCACCTGATTGCTGATCTCGACCCGCTGGGGATGCGTGAAAACGTCCCACACCCGGAACTTGACCCGGCGAACTACGGTTTCTCCAAGTCCGATATGGACCGCCCGATCTTTATCGACAACGTGCTGGGCCTCGAAGTGGCCACCATGAACGAGATCATGGCGATTGTGAAACGCACCTATTGCGGCACTTTCGCGCTGCAATACATGCACATTTCGAACCCCGAAGAGGCGGGCTGGCTGAAAGAGCGGATTGAAGGCTACGGCAAGGAAATCAGCTTTACCACAAACGGCCGCAAGGCGATCCTGAACAGCCTTGTGCAGGCCGAGGGTTTTGAGAAATTCCTGCACGTCAAATATATGGGCACCAAGCGTTTCGGCCTTGACGGGGGCGAGGCGCTGATCCCGGCCATGGAACAGATCATCAAGCGCGGCGGGCAGCTCGGGCTTGAGGATATCGTGATCGGGATGCCGCACCGGGGCCGCCTGTCGGTGCTCGCCAATGTGATGGAAAAACCCTATCGCGCGATCTTTAACGAATTTCAGGGCGGTAGCTTTAAGCCCGAAGATGTCGATGGTTCGGGCGATGTGAAGTACCACCTTGGTGCCTCATCTGACCGCAGCTTTGATGACAACACCGTGCATCTGTCGCTGACGGCAAACCCCAGCCACCTTGAGGCGGTGAACCCTGTTGTGCTGGGCAAGGTACGCGCCAAGCAGGACCAGCTGAAGGACGAGGATCGCACCCGCGTCATGGGCATTTTGCTGCATGGGGATGCGGCCTTTGCAGGGCAAGGCGTTGTGGCCGAAGGATTCGGTCTGTCGGGGCTGAAAGGTCACAAGACTGGCGGCACGATGCATATCGTAGTCAATAACCAGATCGGATTTACCACCGCGCCGCATTTCAGCCGCTCGTCGCCCTATCCCACCGACATCGCGCTGATGGTTGAAGCCCCAATTTTCCACGTCAACGGCGACGACCCAGAGGCGGTCGTGCATGCCGCGCGCGTGGCAACAGAATTCCGCCAGAAGTTCCACAAGGACGTGGTGCTGGATATCATCTGTTACCGCCGCTTTGGTCACAACGAAGGCGATGAGCCGATGTTCACCAACCCGGTGATGTACAAGAAGATCAAGACCCACAAGACGACGCTGACGCTGTATACAGAACGGCTTGTCCGCGACGGTTTGATCCCCGAGGGCGAGATCGAGGATATGAAAGCCGCGTTCCAATCCTATCTGAACGAGGAATTCGAGACCGGTAAAAATTATAAGCCCAATAAGGCCGACTGGCTGGACGGGCGCTGGTCGCATCTGGACAAGAACGACGCCGACTATCAGCGCGGCCAGACCGCGATCAAGCCGGAGACAATGGATCAAATCGGCAAGGCGCTGACGGCGGCACCGGATGATTTCAATATCCACCGCACGGTTTCGCGCCTGTTGGACACCAAGAAGACAATGTTCGAGACCGGCGAGGGCTTTGACTGGGCCACGGGCGAGGCTTTGGCCTTTGGTTCGCTTGCCGTCGAAGGCTACCCGGTGCGCCTGTCGGGTCAGGATTGTACGCGCGGCACCTTTAGCCACCGCCACTCTGCCCTGATCAATCAGGACACCGAAGAACGGTACTACCCGCTAAACAACATCCGCGAGGGCCAGGCGCAGTACGAAGTCATCGACTCGATGTTGTCGGAATACGCTGTGCTGGGCTTTGAATATGGCTATTCGCTGGCCGAACCCAATGCGCTGGTGATGTGGGAGGCGCAGTTTGGCGATTTTGCCAATGGTGCGCAGATCATGTTCGACCAGTTCATCAGTTCTGGCGAAAGCAAATGGTTGCGGATGTCGGGCCTCGTCTGCCTGCTGCCGCATGGCTACGAAGGTCAAGGGCCCGAACATTCCAGCGCGCGCCTGGAACGGTTCCTGACGATGTGCGGCGGTGACAACTGGATCGTCGCCAATTGCACCACGCCTGCGAATTATTTCCACATCCTGCGCCGTCAGGTGCATCGCGACTTCCGCAAGCCGCTGATCCTGATGACGCCAAAGTCGCTGTTGCGCCACAAGATGGCCGTCAGCCGGGCCGAGGAATTCCAGACTGGCAGCTCGTTCCACCGGGTGCTGTGGGATGATGCCCAGCAGGGCAATTCTGACCTGACGCTCAAGCCCGACGACAAGATCAAGCGTGTCGTGATGTGTTCCGGCAAGGTCTACTTTGACCTGTTGGAAAAGCGCGATGAAATGGGGCTGGATGACACCTATATCATGCGGTTCGAGCAGTTCTATCCCTTCCCCGCGCAATCGGCGGTGAACGAATTGCAGCGTTTCAAGAATGCCGAAATGGTCTGGTGCCAGGAAGAGCCCAAGAACCAGGGGGCGTGGTCGTTCATGGAACCCAATATCGAATGGGTCCTGACCCGGATCAAAGCCAAACATTCACGGCCTGCCTATGCCGGTCGCGCCGCCGCTGCCAGCCCCGCCACGGGGCTTGCCAGCCAGCACAAAGCCCAACAAGCAGCACTCGTCGCAGACGCGCTGAACATCAAAGGAAACTAA
- a CDS encoding TIGR02300 family protein encodes MPNEEWGTKRLCPTTGKRFYDLGKDPIVSPYTGEVVAVDTSKTRTMQADAEDAQTKKLKETSEEEDLILDDDDDSDEDVDLGDDVLDDDDDDDDTVSLDELADVASDDDS; translated from the coding sequence ATGCCGAACGAAGAATGGGGCACAAAACGCCTTTGCCCGACGACTGGCAAACGCTTTTATGACCTTGGCAAAGACCCGATCGTCAGCCCTTACACAGGCGAGGTTGTGGCGGTCGATACCTCCAAGACCCGCACGATGCAGGCCGATGCCGAAGACGCGCAGACCAAGAAGCTGAAAGAGACATCGGAAGAAGAGGATCTGATCCTCGACGATGATGACGATTCTGATGAAGACGTCGATCTTGGCGATGATGTGCTGGATGATGACGACGACGACGATGATACCGTCAGTCTGGACGAACTGGCCGACGTTGCCAGCGATGACGACAGCTAA
- a CDS encoding DUF805 domain-containing protein, whose protein sequence is MGPIAAIRTGFAKSFQFEGRATRSEFWWFAAFAALPVYLVATWLVQPWDRRSYSLSEKMLEVGWLGALICPLVCFILMLSLGMRKYRDVDVPVFLWPVLIAIAACPIVYAIVVPDIFYHPNQAFVVAIILCPIVLLCAFLFPLGPTNSRLLPESSDANEVPK, encoded by the coding sequence ATGGGGCCGATCGCCGCCATCAGGACCGGCTTTGCCAAGTCGTTCCAGTTTGAGGGCCGCGCCACGCGGTCCGAGTTCTGGTGGTTTGCGGCGTTTGCTGCGCTCCCGGTCTATCTTGTTGCCACTTGGCTCGTCCAACCATGGGACAGGCGCTCGTATTCCTTGTCGGAGAAAATGCTTGAAGTCGGATGGTTGGGCGCTCTGATTTGTCCATTAGTGTGTTTCATACTCATGCTTTCTCTTGGAATGCGAAAATACCGCGATGTCGACGTCCCGGTATTTCTCTGGCCAGTACTCATCGCGATAGCTGCCTGCCCGATAGTCTACGCCATAGTCGTGCCCGACATCTTCTATCACCCAAACCAAGCCTTCGTTGTTGCAATAATTCTATGCCCCATCGTGCTGCTTTGCGCGTTTCTCTTCCCGCTAGGGCCTACCAACAGTCGTCTCCTTCCTGAGAGTTCCGACGCAAATGAGGTTCCCAAATGA